Genomic segment of Glutamicibacter sp. JL.03c:
GCCTTGGGCGATGTCGTAGTCCACCTGCTGCGCAAAGTCTTCCAGCTGGATTGAAGCGATCTGTCCCTCGGGAGCACCGCGGTCCAAGCGGACTTCACCGGGCTTCAACCGAGCGAGCACCGTGACATTGCCCGACGGGGGAGCCGGCACCGAGTCGGGGTGTCCGCTCTCTTCGTCTCCAATGGGAAGGTAACCGCGGTCAATAATGACAACCTCGCCCTGCGTGGTTTTGAAAGGAACCAGGACCTCGTAGCCTGGACGTCCAGCCTTGACGCGGTTTCTCGCGATGCGGGTGTCGTCGCCCAGGTAGGTGCCGGTGAGCTTGACGGTCATCCACGTCTTCTCTTCAGGAAGCACCTTGAACTTGTCCAGCGCCTCCGCTCCAGAGACAGGTTCGGCGAAGTAGTTGCGGTTAACGCGTTCAATCCCGGTCAGGACCTGTTCCCTGCGGTTGGCCTGCCAATTGCCCAGGCTCACGCAGGCGGTGGCGAAGATGGCAACCAGCACCAGCCAGCCCACCCAACGGGTGCTTGCTAGGAATCGATACATTTACTTGGCGCCTCCGGTAGCTTCTGGCAGGGGCAGGGTTTCCCGGTGCAACAGTCGCTCCTTGAGATAGGTCTCCAGCCATTCCAGATGTTCCGGGCAAGCCAGCCAGATCTTACGCCGCTCGGGGGTGTGGATTTTCGGGTTGTTCCAAAGCAGCTGGTGCTCGGCACGATTGCGGCATCCCTTGCGTGAGCACTGCACGTCCGCGCTGGCCTGTGGTTGTCCCAGCGAACCTAATAAATCCACTAGTCCTCCTTGGATGGGTTGCTGGGCGGCTCTACGAAGGTGCCGTCGATGATGTCGGCTTCGCCTTCTGATGGCTCGGTGCGAGTCGGCGGGGCAGGCAGCTGCTCGGGCTCCGGTGCCTTGTAGAACTCTGCTGGCGGTTCTCGCTTGGTCAGGTCTGCGCCACCGTTGGCGACAACCACTGCGATATACGGGAGGATAACGGCGCCGGCGATGAATACCCAGCGCAGCCAGCCGTCGAAGAAAAAGGCCAGGATGAAGCAGATCATGCGGATCGTCATCGAAATCGTGTATTTGCGCACACGAGTATCGCGTTCGGAAGTGTGGGATTCACGCGCTTCAGTGATGCGGTGGACTTCCGGTTCACGAGAATCGTGATTCGTGGGCTCAAATGGCATATAGATGACTTCGCTTTGCAGTATGGAAACTAGTCCCATTGTCTCACTTGTGGCACCCAGAGTGTAATTTCTACGCGCTGTCGAAGCGGTAAAACTGGGCAGTAACTAATAGGATTGATCACGGAGAAGCTACTTAACTAGGCAAAGTGCGTGACGCGAGGCCTCGGTCACATGATTTGTTGTGCCTGCGCTGACGCATGAATGGAGAAATACATTGACTACGGAACCAACCACAGGCCGCAGCGTCCTCGTGACCGGCGGCAACCGCGGCATCGGGCTTGCCATCGCTCGTGCCTTCGAGGCCAACGGAGACAAGGTGGCCATCACCTACCGCAGCGGCGAGGTTCCCGCCGGACTGCTCGGTGTCAAGGCAGATGTCACGGACAGCGCCTCCATCGATGAGGCCTTCAAAGAGGTCGAGGCAGCCCACGGTGCAGTAGAAGTGTTGGTCGCCAATGCCGGTGTCACCAAGGACACCTTGCTCCTTCGCATGAGCGAAGACGACTTCACCTCGGTCATCGATACCAACCTCACCGGGGCATTCCGAGTCATCAAGCGTGCCTCCAAGGGCATGCTGCGCCTGAAGCGAGGCCGCGTCGTCCTGATCTCCTCAGTGGTCGGCCTCTATGGCTCCCCAGGACAGATCAACTACGCAGCATCCAAGTCCGGCCTGGTTGGCATTGCCCGCTCGCTGACCCGCGAGCTTGGTTCACGCGGAATCACTGCCAATGTCGTGGCACCTGGCTTCATCAACACCGAGATGACTGCAGTCCTGCCAGAAGAAACCCAGAAGGACTACCTGGCCAGCATCCCGGCGAACCGTTTCGCCGAGCCAGAAGAAGTTGCCAACGTTGTTCGCTGGGTAGCCAGCGACGAAGCCGCCTACATCTCCGGTGCCGTGATCCCGGTTGACGGCGGCCTGGGCATGGGCCACTAAAGAGCTTTCCTGCAGCATTTGGTGCTGCATGAGAATAAATTTTCCCTAAGATCCAAGGAGAACATTCGAGATGACTGAATTCAAAGGCGCCGTAGTTACCGGTTCCTCGCGCGGCATTGGCGCAGTAACCGCACAACTTTTGGCTGAACAGGGTATCGGCGTTGTAGTTAATTACCGTGCCAAGGCACCGCGCGCCAACAAGATCGTTGCCGCCATTGAGGAAAAGGGCGGCAAGGCTGTCGCCGTCGGCGCTGACCTTACCGCCCCAGAGGGCCCGGTAGCCCTCGTGGACGCAGCAGTTGAGAACTTCGGTTCACTCGACGTCGTGGTGCTGAACGCTTCGGGCGGCATGGAGACCTCGATGGGGGAGAACTACGCCCTTCGCCTGAACCGTGACGCCCAGGTGGCCATGCTCAAAGCAGCTTTGCCAAAAATGAGCGAAGGAGGACGCGTCGTTTTCGTCACCAGCCACCAGGCACACTTCATCAACGATGTGTCCACCATGGACGCCTATGACGCGGTTGCGAAGTCCAAGCGTGCCGGCGAAGACGCATTGCGCGAAATGATCCCGCAGCTGACCGAAAAGAACATCAGCTTCGTTGTCGTTTCCGGCGACATGATCGAAGGCACCATCACCGCAACCTTGCTCAACCGCATGGAGCCCGGTGCCATCGACGCCCGCCGCGAGGCGGCCGGCAAGCTGTACTCCGTCGAAGAATTCGGTGCTGAAGTCGCCAAGATGGTTTTCGCTGACGTCGAGACCGGCCACACCGAATTGGTTGGCGGCGCAGGAGACTTCCTGAAGCAGGCTGGCAAATAATCCAGGCTGATTTCCCGCCCTATTTCAACCGCTGGTGCCCGGCCCCTTGTAGGGGCCGGGCACCAGCGGTTTTACCTGGCTATTAAGGAACTATGCCGGAGATCCTCAAAAGAGGATCTCCGGCATTTTCAGTGGCCAGCCGCTACGGTTTTTTGCCGCAGACGATTTTGTTCCAGGGGCTGTAGGTCCAGCTCTTGGTTTCTGCTGGCAGCTTCGTGGAACCGTCAAAGGTTTCGCGATAGCGGGTGATATCGATGGTGAAGCCCTTTTGGCCGCCGGATTCAGCAACGCACTTTTCAGCTTCGTTGTACTTGGTTTCGGGGTCGGTCAGGTTGTATTTGCCAGAGCTCTTCTGCGAGACATCCCAGTACTTTGTTGACCAAAGGCGGGTGTGTACAGCATCGTCGGAAACCCAAGCTTGTACCATCACGCCATACGGGGTGTTGTTCTCCCAGATCATATCGATCTGGCCTTCCCAAAGGGTGGCTTCGCGGCCTGCGGGATAACGGTCGAACCAGCGCGAGTGAGGCTTGTGGGTGATGTCGTCATAACCGGCAAGGAAGCCGACGTTGTACATCATTGTGGAAATCTGCGAGAGACCGCCGCCGACTGCCTCGGAGCTGAATCCATTCTCTACCACGCCGGAGCTGAAGTAGCCGTTGGCGGTGGTGATTGGGCCCAGGGTGTTCAGCAGCGAGAATCGCTCGCCAGGCTTCACGATGACGCCAGTGACCCGGGCTGCGCCAGCCTTGAGGTTCTTGGTGCGGACGGTATCCGAAGCAGGATACGGGGTCGAGAAATCAACGATCGGCTCCTTGATTCCCAGCTTCTTTGCTTCAGCCGTAGTGAAGTCAGCCTCGGTCTCGGTCATCTTGACCTCGGCCGTGCGGTTATCGGTCGCTGTAGCGGCCAATACCTTGGTTCCCAGGCCCTCGGTTTCCAGCGAGAGGCCATTGGTTGACTCTTGGATGGAAGGCTTTCCACCCTTCAAAACGACTTTCGCGTCCTTGGCGGTGCTTGAAAGTTCCGAGTTCTTGGTGGCTGCTTTGTACAGCTTCTTGTCATCAAGGGTGATGGCTGGAGCCCCGTCCTTGGGCGCGTATGTTGCAGCTGCGGCGATGGACGCAGCAGACAGGTTGGCTTTCTTATCGCCGGATACCAGCGTCACATCGCCCTTGAGCAGCTCTTTCGCTTGGTCGTCGTAGAACTTCTGCAATTCGCCAGCTGAGATCTCAGGCTTTACTACCTCTGCAGGAAGTTCGATTGTCGAGCCGTCAATCGACCAGTCCTCACTGATCTTTTCGACGGCGCCTTCGGTGTCCAGAGCAACTCCATCAACTGGCTTGGAGAGCTTTGCCATTCCGTCGGAGAATTCAATCTTGCCCTCGGTGACATCAGAGTTGGTCTTCTTGGCCAAGGCTTCGACCTGGCTCGATAACTTCTGCTTGTCGACGTTCAGCTCCGGGGTGACCTCGTAGTCGCCAGCCAGGCGCTCATAGAGCTTGACCGGATTGACTTCATAGGAGGTCAGATCCTTTACGGTGTCATCGGTATTAAGGCTAAGGCCCGCCTTGGCAGGATCAACGGTGTAGTCCTTGCCGTTGACTTTTACCTTGATGGGCTCCTGCGCCAGCGGCGTGACTGCGCGCTCGATTTCCGCGCGTGCTTCATCGCTGGTCATCGACCCGATATTGACACCTGCAATGGAAGCGTTGGCTGGTACTTGCGAACTGATGAACGCGGCTGCGCCAAAGTACGCCGCAACTACTGCCACAGCACAAGAACCGCCAATAATCCAAGGCTTGGCCTTGCTCTTAGACTTCTTCTTATCGTGCGAGGAATTCGTAGGCGTAGCGGGGGTACTGTCCTGATCAGGGGTCTGCACTGGTTTTAGAGTTCTTTCGAAAAGCGTTAGGGTTCAGCCGCTTGGTCGAGGTATCTACCACAGGCCATAAGGCGTCTAGAGAAAATACTAACCGCTGGAACAACCGATAGCCGTGCAGTGAGGCTCTATTCACTCGAATTGTTATCGAGTTGTTGGATTCGCTTAGTTCAGGTCATCCAGCACCAGATCGGCAATCACGTCGAGGCGGCCGAAATCCAGCCGAACGTCGGCCTGATCGCGCAGAGCGGGTTTCGCATTAAATGCGATGCCCAATCCTGCGGCAGACACCATGTCAAGATCATTGGCACCATCACCCGCGGCAATGGTCGCCGTCAGCGGAATCTCGTGCTCCGAGGACCAAGCGCGCAGCTTTGTCTCTTTCATCTGGCGATCAACGATCTGACCATGGACGGTACCGTCAAGTACGCCATCGGTAATGCCCAGCGTGTTAGCCAACGCGTGGTCCAAGCCCAATTCCTCAGCCAGAGGGTCCAGGATCTGCTGGAATCCTCCGGAGACCACAGCGACCTTGTGGCCCGCGGCGTGGAAACGGCGAACCAGTGATGGCGCGCCATCCGAGAAGATGATGCGTTGGCCAACTTCTGCAAGTACCGAGTCCGGCAGATCCTTGAGGGTTGCCACACGCTGGATGAGCGACTGCGCAAAATCCAGTTCGCCGCGCATGGCGGCCTCGGTGACTTCAGCGACTTCTTTTTCCCGGCCGGCATGGGCAGCCAGAAGTTCAATGACTTCCTGCTTGATCAGCGTGGAATCAACATCCATGAGCAGCAACAGCTGGGGCGCTGAAGAAATCTCCTCAGGAACCATGGCCAGGCAAATATCCGAGTAGCCCACAGTGCCTGCCAAGACGTGTCGATCAACAAATTCGGTCGCGAGCTGCTGGAACTGGTTTTGTGAGCCCTCACCGAGTTGTGCCTTGGCCACAAGGCGCTCTTCGCTGGATTTGACGATGAGCTCCTGCCCCTGCGGAATCAGCTGTTCTGTGACGGCCAGGTCAAGCAGAGCCAGAAACTGATCGCGAGGGAAAGAAGGACGGGAGACAAAAACCAGAGATGAAGCCATGCATCCATTTTTCAATGATTCAGCTATTGCGACCAAACATGACGGATCAGACAGGTGCATAATCGGGTGATTATGGGTGATTCAATTAGTGAATTAGCAACGAAAAGTCTAGTCTTGAATACCATGAGCGAAGTGCTAACTTTCAAAGATGTCAGCGTGGTGCGCGGGCGAAAAGAACTGCTCAAGGACGTGTCCTGGGAAGTTAAAGAAGGACAGCGGTGGATTGTTGTCGGACCCAACGGGGCTGGCAAATCTACCTTGATGAATATCGCAGCCACCCGGTTGCACCCAACACGTGGCACTGCCGATATTCTCGGCGAACGTTTAGGACGCGTGTCGGTCTTCGATCTCCGCCCACTGATCGGATTGAGTTCAGCGCTAGTCGCTAACTCAATTCCAGCCAACGAAAAGGCTTTGAATGTAGTTCTGACTGCAGCGTACGGCATGACCGGCCGCTGGCGTGAGAAGTACGAAAAACTCGATGAACGCCGGGCCTTCCGCCTATTGCACGAATGGGGCATGTCCACGTTCATGAACCAGCCATTCGGCAAGCTTTCCGAGGGCGAACGCAAGCGCGTGCTCATTGCGCGTGCGCTGATGACCGACCCGGAGCTGCTCATCCTTGATGAGCCGGCTGCGGGTCTGGACCTTGCCGGGCGCGAAGAACTTGTCGCCCAGATGGCCGAGCTGGCTGCCGATGAAGATGCGCCCGCTCTCGTTTTGGTCACCCACCATCTGGAAGAAGTTCCTGCCGGGTTCACGCACATCCTGATGATGCGTGACGGCCAAGTGGTCGCTGCTGGCGAGATCGATTCGACGCTCACCGAGGAAAACCTTGAGCAGACTTATGGGATGAAATTGAAGCTACGCCGTGAAAACGGACGCTACTCGGCATTCGCCGGCGCATAAGAGAACGAATTAGAGGAGAAGCTTCTACGTGGTTGAGTTTTGGCGTGAAGCCCTCATCTTCATTGGTGGCCTGTGGGCTGGAACGATCAACACTGTTGTCGGTTCCGGAACGCTGGTCACCTTTCCAATTCTGGTGGCCTTGGGCACTGCCCCGGTCAACGCAGTAGTTTCAAACGCGATGGGCCTTGTTGCCGGTGGATTCTCCGGTGCTTGGGGGTATCGCCGGGAAGCGGCCAGCGTCAAGAAGACGCTGCTCAAGCTTGTACCAGTCTCGCTGATTGGTGGCTTGATTGGATCGTTGCTGCTTCTGAACTTGCCTGAATCGGTATTCGGGGTGGTCGCGCCGATCCTTTTGGTCTGTGCATTGATCCTGGTCATCTTCCAGCCACGATTGGCTAAGTGGGCGAAGTCCCGCCAGGCCGCCAGGGGCGGGACTGATCCGGATGACGCGGACCGAGCCAAGATTCCTGCCATTTTGTATGTTCTGGTATTCGTTATCGGCGTTTACGGCGGATATTTCACCGCAGCCCAAGGCGTTTTGCTCATGGCCGTTTTCGGGGTATTCCTGCAGGCCTCCCTGCAGCAGTCCAACGCCATCAAGGTCATCCTGTCTTTGATCGTGAACCTCATGGCTGCTGTCATGTATCTGATCATTGCGCCGGAGCGCATCAACTGGTTGATTGTCCTCTTGATCGCCGTGGGCTCGCTGATCGGTGGTTTTATCGGCGCCAAGATTGGTCGCAGGCTCTCTCCTGGCTGGCTGCGCGGCATCATTGTTGTTCTCGGAGTCATCGCACTGGTCAATATGCTATTGAAGTTGGTTTGATTCAGTGATGGAAACTCTCAATCCAGAACGGATTTTGCATGTCGAAGATCTCCAGGACTCGCGTCTTGATGAATATCTGAGGCTGTCGGAAGCCCACCTTCGGATGCGCACAGATGTTGAAAATGGCCTCTACATTGCCGAAAGCACCAAAGTTGTCCAGCGTGCTATCAACGCCGGCCATGTTCCGCGCAGTTTCCTTTTGGCTGAAAAGCATCTGGGGCAGTTGACCGAGGAATTCAATCGTTTCCCACAAGCCCCCATTTTCATCGGCGATGACCAGCAACTGGAAGATCTTGTCGGCTTCCATCTGCATCGCGGTGCCATGGCCGCGATGAATCGTCCCGAGCCGCTGGACCTGGATAAGGTACTGGAGACCAGTTCCCGTATTGCGATTCTTGAAGACATAGCGGATCACACCAATTTGGGCGCCATCATTCGATCGGCCTCCGGGCTCGGGGTTGACGCCGTTTTGCTGACGCCCAAGTGCGTGGATCCTTGGTATCGCCGCAGCGCACGCGTCTCCATGGGAACCGTGTTTGACTTGCCATGGGTTCGCCTTGAAAGCTGGCCACAGGATCTGGACAAGCTCAAGTCGCATGGCTATGCACTTCTGGCCATGGAACTGACCGAGGATGCCGTGGCGTTGAATGATGTCCACCTGGCCGCGGGGCAGAAGGTGGCGATGATCCTCGGCAACGAAGGCCGGGGAGTAACCCAGGAAGCCTTGGATGCCGTGGACCGAACGGTGATCATTCCGATGCATCGAGACGTCGATTCGCTTAACGTTGGTGCGGCGAGTGCAATCGCCTTCTGGCATTTGTGTTCCGCCCCACGTTGAGCTGGTTCTCCTGCGTGCTCAATGTGCGATAGGATGTAATGTCTGTGTGTTGCAGGTTCAGTAACGAATGTTGTACTGCACGGCGAATTTCCGAGTAATTAGCTGCTGGCAAAATCCAGTGGCCATAAACATGAAGGTGTATAGCTATGAAGGCTGATATCCATCCAAATTACGCCGCTGTGGTTTTCAACGACCTGGCATCCGGCGAAAAGATCTTGACCCGTTCGACCGCAACTTCGGACAAGACCATCGAGTGGGAAGACGGCAACACTTACCCAGTGATTGACGTTGAAATCTCGGCTGCTTCGCACCCGTTCTACACCGGTAAGCAGCGCATCATGGACACCGCTGGTCGTGTCGAGCGCTTCAACGCCCGTTTCAAGGGCTTCGGCGGCAAGAAGTAATACTTCGCCCCTCGCAAGCTTTATGCGGCGTGTTTCCAGTTTTCTGGAAACACGCCGCTGCTGCGTTAACGGCATGGTGAGCTCAGCGATGGAGTGTCCAGGTGCAAGATGCGCAGGGATAGAATGAAAACATGATGCATCATGGCGAATACAAGGTAGTCGGTGGCAAATTAGTCGTAGTTGATCTCGAATCAGACGACGGGGTAATCACGGATGTTTCGCTCAACGGCGACTTCTTTCTGGAACCAGACGAGGCCTTGGAAGACCTCAATGCGGCCGTCCGTGGACTACCCACCGATGCCAGCCACAGCACCATCCGCGATGCAGTTACCAACAACCTGCGAGAAGGAGCGGTGATGTTCGGTTTTGATGCCGATGCCGTTGCCCGCGTGGTTAGACGAGCTCTAGGGCATGCCACAAAATGGGAGGACCACGAGTGGGAAATACTAGGCCCGCAGATCATTCCGATCACCGAGCAAGTGGCGCTTGATGAAGTACTGACTCGCCAAATCGCCAAAGGCACTCGCAAGCCCACCATCCGTTTCTGGGATTGGAACGAGGGAGCGGTGGTTATCGGCTCCTTCCAGTCGCTCAAGAATGAAGTGGATATGGAGCAAGCCGACAAATACGGCATCCAAGTAGTACGCCGCATTTCCGGCGGCGGTGCCATGTTCATGGAAGCTGGCAACTGCATTACCTATTCCCTCTATGCTCCCGAATCGCTCGTTGATGGCATGAGCTTCGCGGATTCCTACCCGTTCTTGGACGCATGGGTCATGGAAGCCCTTCAAAACATCGGGCTGACAGCGCACTACAAACCGCTGAACGATATTGCCACCGATGCAGGAAAAATCGGTGGAGCCGCGCAAAAGCGGCTCGCCAATGGCGCGATGCTGCATCACGTAACCATGAGCTACGACATCGATGCCGAGAAGATGACCCAGGTATTGCGCATCGGCCGGGAAAAGATTTCTGACAAGGGAATCGCCTCGGCGGTGAAGCGAGTGGATCCGCTGAAATCGCAGACCGATCTTGAGCGCATGGAGATCATCCAAGTCATGATGGATACTTTTGCCCGACGCACCGGAGCGCAGCAGGCGCAACTTGATGATGCCACCCGGCGGGCGTCTCAGGAGCTCGCCGAAACGAAATTCGCTACCGAGCAGTGGACTGCGCGCGTCCCATAGTCCCTGGTTAGCTCTTTAAAGCCAGCGGGTCTGCGCCATGCATCATGCATGGCGCAGACCCGCTGGCTTATGGCGTTGGCTTAGCGGCTGGTGCGGCTGAATGCCTGCGCGTTCAAAGAACGCTCTAGTTCAGCCCGCTCTTCAAGAAGAATTCGCTTCAGCGCGCTGGGTGCCTGCGCATTCTCCTCAAGCCAGGCGGACGCGGCGGACAGGGCGCGGTTCTGTTCAGTGGAGCCGTCCATGTCCTGGTGCCCCGGGTAGAGGCCCTCGATTACGCGGGTCGAGAACTCCATGCTCATGGTTTCGAAAACCGGGAGGATTGCCGCCCAGAATCTCTCCTCAAATGGCGCCAGCAAAGCTGCCGAACCCATAGCGAAGCCCAAGGCCGTGGCCGAGAGCGCATCGTTCGAGAGGTCTCCCTTGTCGTCGCGCGCCATCAAGACGGTATCGAAGGCATTTTCCTTGACCTCGGGAACCGGGCGAGCGGCCAATGCGGTTCGAACAGCATTCAGTGCGATGCTCGTCGGATTCTTTTGCGCGGCCTCGTGCATTTTCGCTTCGGCTGCTTCGTCGAGCTTTCCGGCGGCGGCAATCGCGATGTATGAATTCCACAGCAACTGCTCATCGACCGTGGTTTGGTATTCGTTGGGCTGTTCACCGAGGAAGGCATCGATGACATCCCCAGCTACGCCAGCGCGGGCCAACCGGGTCAACGTGCGCGCCGTGGTGGTCTGCTGATCGCTGCCCGGCTCGAAGGCAGTGAGCCAGCCAGTGAGGACCTCGGCGGCACGCGAGCGTAGCTTGGCGCGCAATTCCGGGGCCACATACTTGGAGATTGAGGTCACCAGCTGGTCGGTGAGAACACCGAAAACGCCAGCATCCGTCACTGTGTGCGCATGAGCCAAGACGGCATCCACGTAGCTTTGGGCGTCCAAGGTCGCAGAACGGACTGCGTCCCATAGCGAAGCCCAGCAGGTGGCGCGAGGCAAGGAGTCGGACAGCCCCGACAAATTCCCCAACAGGGTGGCCCGCGATGCCGCATCGAATTCAATCAAGGCGTAGGTTTCATCGCCGTCATTGGGCAAAATCAGGTCAGGGACCTTTCGTCCGACGAGGAAATCAAGGGCTACCGAGGAGCCCGCGAGTTCCACCGGCACCGAGTCAGTGCGCACGAGTTGTCCGCCCTGGAGCTCGTAGGCTCCCACGCTCAAAACGTGAGGGCGAACGATCGGCTCGCCGGTCACCGGATCCGTGCCGAACTGATCCAGCTGCGCCTGGGTGATGAGACCCTCGCTATCGGTGCTGTAGTTGACCTTCAGCTTTGGAACTCCGCTGGTTTTCAACCAGGCCTCGGCCCACTGGCGCATATCCCGGCCGCTTGCGGATTCCAAGGCCTGCAGGAAATCCTCCAGCGAAGTATTGGAGTACGCGTGCTTGCGGAAATAGGAGCGGGCCGCGTCGCGGAAGGCGTCTGCGCCGACAAAGGCGGCGAGCTGCTTGAGCACGCTGGCGCCCTTGGCGTAGGTGATGCCGTCGAAGTTCTGGTCAGCAGCCAGCAGGTCGGGAATGTCGGCCACGATCGGGTGGGTGGTTGGCATCTGGTCAGCTACGTAGGCCCAGGCCTTGCGACGGGCCGCAAAGGTGGTCCAGGCGGTAGTGAAATCGGTGGCTTCGTCATTGGCCAGGGTGCCGATGTAGTCCGCGAAGGATTCCTTGAGCCACAGGTCGTCCCACCACTTCATGGTGACCAGGTCGCCAAACCACATGTGCGCCATCTCGTGCATGATGGTGTTGCCGCGCTGCTCGTACTGCCCCTCGGTGGCGTGGGAAGTGAACACGTAGCGTTCGGTGAAGGTCACCAAGCCAGGATTCTCCATGGCACCGAGGTTGTATTCAGGCACGAATGCCGAGTCGTACTTGCCCCAAGGGTAGGGGTAGCCGAAGAGTTCGTGGAAGTAGTTCAGGCCTCGGCTGGTGAGGTCGAGGATCTCTTGGCCGTCAAAGTGCTCGGCTAGGGAAGCGCGGCAGGTGGCTGCCAATTCGATGACCAGCTCGTCGCCATCGGGAAGTTCCTGGACGTGCTCGCCGCGCTCGACATGGTACGGGCCGGCCAGTACCGCTGTGATGTAGCTGGAGATCGGCGGGGTGGGGGAGCAGGCCACCGTTTTGGTCCCGTCATCATGGAAGACCTCATCCACGATGGGCTGATTGCTGGCAAGGTGCCAGGCCGAGGGGCCGGTGAGGGTGAAGCGGAAGCTGGTTTTCAGATCCGGCTGCTCAAAGCAGGCGAAAACTCGTCGAGCCTCAGAAGGCTCGAACTGGGTGTAGAGGTAGGTCTCGCCGTCCTGCGGGTCGACAAAACGGTGCAGGCCTTCGCCCGAGCGTGAGTACAGGGCCTGTCCGGTGACCTTGACGGTATTGGGCGCGTCGGTGCGCAAATTCTCGAGATAGATGCGTGAGTCCAGCACGGCGGTTGACAGGTCAACGGACGTGCCGTTGACCAGTACTTCCTCAACGGATTCGTGGATGAAGTCGATGAAGGTCTCGGGGCGCTCAGAGGAAAAATTGAGCGTCGTCACCGATCTGTAGCTGGTTGCCGAGGGCTGCGGGGCGTTGCCCAAGTCCAATTGCACTTCGGCGAAGTGCCACGTGATATTTTCGGCGCGCCAAGCCGCT
This window contains:
- a CDS encoding SURF1 family protein, encoding MYRFLASTRWVGWLVLVAIFATACVSLGNWQANRREQVLTGIERVNRNYFAEPVSGAEALDKFKVLPEEKTWMTVKLTGTYLGDDTRIARNRVKAGRPGYEVLVPFKTTQGEVVIIDRGYLPIGDEESGHPDSVPAPPSGNVTVLARLKPGEVRLDRGAPEGQIASIQLEDFAQQVDYDIAQGAYGIMYQENPAPASAPQPLDAPDMDEGPHLSYEFQWYAFGVLAFVGFWYAARQQKKLNAEDAAELAEAKALGFDEPVHKVRKVRAKQEKKFRRDGSLTDEAIEDAMLDDAPQSPSDSR
- a CDS encoding acetone carboxylase produces the protein MDLLGSLGQPQASADVQCSRKGCRNRAEHQLLWNNPKIHTPERRKIWLACPEHLEWLETYLKERLLHRETLPLPEATGGAK
- a CDS encoding DUF3099 domain-containing protein — protein: MGLVSILQSEVIYMPFEPTNHDSREPEVHRITEARESHTSERDTRVRKYTISMTIRMICFILAFFFDGWLRWVFIAGAVILPYIAVVVANGGADLTKREPPAEFYKAPEPEQLPAPPTRTEPSEGEADIIDGTFVEPPSNPSKED
- the fabG gene encoding 3-oxoacyl-ACP reductase FabG encodes the protein MTTEPTTGRSVLVTGGNRGIGLAIARAFEANGDKVAITYRSGEVPAGLLGVKADVTDSASIDEAFKEVEAAHGAVEVLVANAGVTKDTLLLRMSEDDFTSVIDTNLTGAFRVIKRASKGMLRLKRGRVVLISSVVGLYGSPGQINYAASKSGLVGIARSLTRELGSRGITANVVAPGFINTEMTAVLPEETQKDYLASIPANRFAEPEEVANVVRWVASDEAAYISGAVIPVDGGLGMGH
- a CDS encoding SDR family oxidoreductase — encoded protein: MTEFKGAVVTGSSRGIGAVTAQLLAEQGIGVVVNYRAKAPRANKIVAAIEEKGGKAVAVGADLTAPEGPVALVDAAVENFGSLDVVVLNASGGMETSMGENYALRLNRDAQVAMLKAALPKMSEGGRVVFVTSHQAHFINDVSTMDAYDAVAKSKRAGEDALREMIPQLTEKNISFVVVSGDMIEGTITATLLNRMEPGAIDARREAAGKLYSVEEFGAEVAKMVFADVETGHTELVGGAGDFLKQAGK
- a CDS encoding VanW family protein, yielding MQTPDQDSTPATPTNSSHDKKKSKSKAKPWIIGGSCAVAVVAAYFGAAAFISSQVPANASIAGVNIGSMTSDEARAEIERAVTPLAQEPIKVKVNGKDYTVDPAKAGLSLNTDDTVKDLTSYEVNPVKLYERLAGDYEVTPELNVDKQKLSSQVEALAKKTNSDVTEGKIEFSDGMAKLSKPVDGVALDTEGAVEKISEDWSIDGSTIELPAEVVKPEISAGELQKFYDDQAKELLKGDVTLVSGDKKANLSAASIAAAATYAPKDGAPAITLDDKKLYKAATKNSELSSTAKDAKVVLKGGKPSIQESTNGLSLETEGLGTKVLAATATDNRTAEVKMTETEADFTTAEAKKLGIKEPIVDFSTPYPASDTVRTKNLKAGAARVTGVIVKPGERFSLLNTLGPITTANGYFSSGVVENGFSSEAVGGGLSQISTMMYNVGFLAGYDDITHKPHSRWFDRYPAGREATLWEGQIDMIWENNTPYGVMVQAWVSDDAVHTRLWSTKYWDVSQKSSGKYNLTDPETKYNEAEKCVAESGGQKGFTIDITRYRETFDGSTKLPAETKSWTYSPWNKIVCGKKP
- the serB gene encoding phosphoserine phosphatase SerB → MASSLVFVSRPSFPRDQFLALLDLAVTEQLIPQGQELIVKSSEERLVAKAQLGEGSQNQFQQLATEFVDRHVLAGTVGYSDICLAMVPEEISSAPQLLLLMDVDSTLIKQEVIELLAAHAGREKEVAEVTEAAMRGELDFAQSLIQRVATLKDLPDSVLAEVGQRIIFSDGAPSLVRRFHAAGHKVAVVSGGFQQILDPLAEELGLDHALANTLGITDGVLDGTVHGQIVDRQMKETKLRAWSSEHEIPLTATIAAGDGANDLDMVSAAGLGIAFNAKPALRDQADVRLDFGRLDVIADLVLDDLN
- a CDS encoding ABC transporter ATP-binding protein; this translates as MSEVLTFKDVSVVRGRKELLKDVSWEVKEGQRWIVVGPNGAGKSTLMNIAATRLHPTRGTADILGERLGRVSVFDLRPLIGLSSALVANSIPANEKALNVVLTAAYGMTGRWREKYEKLDERRAFRLLHEWGMSTFMNQPFGKLSEGERKRVLIARALMTDPELLILDEPAAGLDLAGREELVAQMAELAADEDAPALVLVTHHLEEVPAGFTHILMMRDGQVVAAGEIDSTLTEENLEQTYGMKLKLRRENGRYSAFAGA
- a CDS encoding sulfite exporter TauE/SafE family protein, which translates into the protein MVEFWREALIFIGGLWAGTINTVVGSGTLVTFPILVALGTAPVNAVVSNAMGLVAGGFSGAWGYRREAASVKKTLLKLVPVSLIGGLIGSLLLLNLPESVFGVVAPILLVCALILVIFQPRLAKWAKSRQAARGGTDPDDADRAKIPAILYVLVFVIGVYGGYFTAAQGVLLMAVFGVFLQASLQQSNAIKVILSLIVNLMAAVMYLIIAPERINWLIVLLIAVGSLIGGFIGAKIGRRLSPGWLRGIIVVLGVIALVNMLLKLV
- a CDS encoding TrmH family RNA methyltransferase gives rise to the protein METLNPERILHVEDLQDSRLDEYLRLSEAHLRMRTDVENGLYIAESTKVVQRAINAGHVPRSFLLAEKHLGQLTEEFNRFPQAPIFIGDDQQLEDLVGFHLHRGAMAAMNRPEPLDLDKVLETSSRIAILEDIADHTNLGAIIRSASGLGVDAVLLTPKCVDPWYRRSARVSMGTVFDLPWVRLESWPQDLDKLKSHGYALLAMELTEDAVALNDVHLAAGQKVAMILGNEGRGVTQEALDAVDRTVIIPMHRDVDSLNVGAASAIAFWHLCSAPR